A window from Dissulfurirhabdus thermomarina encodes these proteins:
- a CDS encoding YfcE family phosphodiesterase gives MKIAVMSDTHDHVWNVRAAVAQARRLGAEVLLHCGDLVSPFVLEELDAFPGPVHLVLGNNAGDQLLLARHCQARGGRVVHHGAFGRIEAPGGPVAWVHDPDWGRALARAGEHRLVCFGHTHRFLLEEAGGVHLLNPGELLGRKEPPGWALVDGRDFSVTRVLLEGGRG, from the coding sequence GTGAAGATCGCCGTCATGAGCGACACCCACGACCACGTCTGGAACGTCCGGGCGGCCGTGGCCCAGGCCCGGCGCCTGGGGGCCGAGGTCCTCCTCCACTGCGGGGACCTCGTCTCGCCCTTCGTCCTCGAGGAACTCGACGCCTTCCCCGGCCCGGTCCACCTGGTGCTGGGCAACAACGCCGGCGACCAGCTGCTGCTCGCCCGGCACTGCCAGGCCCGGGGCGGCCGGGTGGTGCACCACGGCGCCTTCGGGCGGATCGAGGCCCCGGGCGGGCCGGTGGCCTGGGTCCACGACCCGGACTGGGGCCGGGCCCTGGCCCGGGCGGGGGAGCACCGGCTGGTCTGCTTCGGCCACACCCACCGGTTCCTCCTGGAGGAGGCGGGGGGCGTGCACCTCCTGAACCCCGGCGAGCTCCTCGGCCGGAAGGAGCCACCGGGGTGGGCCCTGGTGGACGGGCGGGACTTCTCCGTGACCCGCGTCCTCCTGGAGGGCGGCCGTGGGTGA
- a CDS encoding two-component system sensor histidine kinase NtrB: MTETGTEAPDIRAGWEVLDRLGVPLLLVAGDGEVLRANAAAARVFGEPASGLRDRHFRDFFLPEDQEILCHNILELTRRRGGFEGEAMVRRPDGAAFIGLLSTTPGRWDGADVVVLAVQDVSRLKHLERVMRRSERLAFLGRMLEDISHQIRNPIQAIGGFARRLARRHQPQNEYVQVILNESSRLEALLATLTAFIRLPRAELRPIRVERLLAKVTAAVRGLVESHGGTLEVTVGEGLEGRRVMADPDLMVMAVEAVVRNACEAYEGREGPRPVVLEVAAPERSPWACVITVSDSGAGISPANLPLVFDPFFTTRTGQVGMGLTFARRIMEEQMGRIGIQSTQGKGTQVRLSLPGERRRAVRVRRIGDGGDEAERP; encoded by the coding sequence ATGACGGAGACGGGAACTGAGGCGCCGGACATCCGCGCGGGGTGGGAGGTCCTCGACCGGCTCGGCGTCCCCTTGCTGCTGGTGGCCGGCGACGGCGAGGTCCTTCGGGCCAACGCCGCCGCCGCCCGGGTCTTCGGGGAGCCCGCCTCGGGGCTTCGGGACCGGCACTTCCGGGACTTTTTCCTGCCGGAGGACCAGGAGATCCTCTGTCACAACATCCTGGAACTCACCCGGCGCCGGGGGGGCTTCGAGGGCGAGGCCATGGTGCGCCGCCCGGACGGGGCGGCCTTCATCGGGCTCCTGTCCACCACCCCCGGGCGCTGGGACGGGGCCGACGTGGTGGTGCTCGCCGTCCAGGACGTCTCGCGCCTCAAGCACCTCGAGCGAGTCATGCGCCGTTCCGAGCGCCTCGCCTTCCTGGGCCGGATGCTCGAGGACATCAGCCACCAGATCCGCAACCCCATCCAGGCCATCGGCGGCTTCGCCCGGCGGCTGGCCCGTCGGCACCAGCCGCAGAACGAGTACGTCCAGGTGATCCTCAACGAGAGTTCGCGGCTGGAGGCACTGCTGGCCACGCTGACGGCCTTCATCCGGCTGCCGCGGGCCGAGCTCCGTCCGATCCGGGTGGAACGGCTGCTGGCCAAGGTGACCGCCGCGGTGCGGGGCCTCGTGGAGAGCCACGGCGGTACACTGGAGGTCACGGTGGGCGAGGGGCTGGAAGGGCGGCGGGTCATGGCCGACCCGGACCTCATGGTGATGGCCGTGGAAGCCGTGGTCCGAAACGCCTGCGAGGCCTACGAGGGACGGGAGGGGCCCCGGCCCGTCGTCCTCGAGGTGGCGGCCCCGGAACGGAGCCCCTGGGCCTGCGTGATCACCGTCTCGGACTCCGGCGCGGGGATCTCTCCGGCGAACCTCCCCCTGGTCTTCGACCCCTTCTTCACCACCCGGACGGGCCAGGTGGGGATGGGGCTCACCTTCGCCCGGCGGATCATGGAGGAGCAGATGGGGCGCATCGGGATCCAGTCCACCCAGGGCAAGGGGACCCAGGTGCGGCTTTCCCTTCCCGGAGAGCGGCGCCGTGCCGTGCGCGTGCGCCGGATCGGCGACGGCGGGGACGAGGCGGAGCGCCCTTGA
- a CDS encoding pyridoxal-phosphate-dependent aminotransferase family protein translates to MRKRYLMAPGPVAVAPDVLLKMAEPIIHHRSPQFSAILEEVRGGLKYLFQTRNDVLVLASSGTGGMEASVANLCAPGDTAVVVRGGKFGERWAELCEAYGVRAVNVDVAWGRAVDPADVAAALEAHPEARAVFVQAHETSTGVKHPVEALGELVRPRPETVLVVDAISALGVYDIRTDDWGLDVVVTGSQKSLGLPPGLAMVSVSEKAWALAERSTQPRYYFDFRRERKALGRRTTAFTPAVSLIIGLERVLARVREVGLPALFAHHRRLAEGTRAGVRALGLSLFPEAPSEAVTVIRAPEGIDGQEVVKLLREEYGITIAGGQAQAKGKIFRISHMGHLDEWDMLVALAAVERALHRLGHPVELGRGVAAAEAWFAGAAA, encoded by the coding sequence ATGCGGAAACGGTACCTCATGGCGCCGGGACCCGTCGCCGTGGCCCCGGACGTCCTGCTCAAGATGGCCGAGCCCATCATCCACCACCGCTCTCCCCAGTTCTCCGCCATCCTGGAGGAGGTCCGGGGGGGGCTCAAGTACCTCTTCCAGACCCGGAACGACGTCCTGGTCCTGGCCTCGTCCGGCACGGGGGGCATGGAGGCCTCGGTGGCGAACCTCTGCGCGCCCGGGGATACCGCCGTGGTGGTCCGGGGGGGGAAGTTCGGCGAGCGCTGGGCGGAGCTCTGCGAGGCCTACGGCGTCCGGGCGGTCAACGTGGACGTCGCCTGGGGCCGGGCCGTGGACCCGGCGGACGTGGCCGCCGCCCTCGAGGCGCACCCGGAGGCCCGGGCGGTCTTCGTCCAGGCCCACGAGACCTCCACCGGCGTCAAGCACCCGGTGGAGGCCCTGGGGGAGCTGGTCCGCCCCCGCCCCGAGACCGTGCTGGTGGTGGACGCCATCAGCGCGCTCGGCGTCTACGACATCCGCACCGACGACTGGGGTCTCGACGTGGTGGTGACCGGCTCGCAGAAGAGTCTCGGGCTCCCGCCGGGCCTGGCCATGGTGAGCGTGAGCGAGAAGGCCTGGGCCCTGGCGGAGCGCTCGACGCAGCCCCGCTACTACTTCGACTTCCGCCGGGAGCGCAAGGCGCTCGGCCGCCGGACCACGGCGTTTACGCCGGCCGTCTCCCTCATCATCGGGCTCGAGCGGGTCCTCGCCCGGGTCCGCGAGGTGGGCCTTCCGGCCCTCTTCGCGCACCACCGGCGGCTGGCCGAGGGGACCCGCGCCGGGGTCCGCGCCCTGGGGCTCTCCCTCTTCCCCGAGGCGCCCTCCGAGGCGGTCACGGTGATTCGGGCCCCCGAGGGCATCGACGGGCAGGAGGTGGTGAAGCTCCTCCGCGAGGAGTACGGTATCACCATCGCCGGCGGGCAGGCCCAGGCCAAGGGGAAGATCTTCCGCATCTCCCACATGGGGCACCTCGACGAGTGGGACATGCTGGTGGCCCTGGCCGCCGTGGAGCGGGCCCTCCACCGGCTCGGCCACCCCGTGGAGCTGGGCCGAGGCGTGGCCGCCGCCGAGGCCTGGTTCGCGGGTGCCGCGGCCTGA
- a CDS encoding hydantoinase B/oxoprolinase family protein → MVSPVDIEVVNRQLASVAEEMGIVLQRSAFSANIKERRDFSCAVFDGAGRLLAQAAHIPVHLGAMPLTVERVLARRRPGPGDVVLTNDPFLGGTHLPDLTLVAGVFAGAADREPLFYLVTRAHHADVGGRTPGSMGLARRIEDEGVRIPPVALVRGGRLDREVLDGFLARVRNPAEREGDLRAQLAALERGRRRLLDLVGREGPESFCRKLPPLLDYGERVMRAAVSALPDGEYRFEDALDDDGLGSRPVPIRVRLLVRGDEAVVDFGASAGQVETGLNTVRSVTCSAVAYVFFCLAGGDYPLNHGSLRPIEVRTRPGSLLDARPPAPVAAGNVETSQRIVDCLLGALAQAAPDRVPAAACGSMNNVAVGGPGGGAGGSGYAYYETIGGGMGAGPGVPGLSGVQVHMTNTRNTPVEALEQAYPFRVERYGFRRGSGGRGAFRGGEGIVRRYRFLEPATVTLLTERRRLAPWGLRGGGPGLRGRNLYFPASGGRTRVLPGKVVIQVAPGDVLEVRTPGGGGWGAPPPGRRGGPR, encoded by the coding sequence ATGGTGAGCCCCGTGGACATCGAGGTGGTCAACCGCCAGCTGGCGTCGGTGGCGGAGGAGATGGGGATCGTCCTCCAGAGGTCCGCCTTCTCCGCCAACATCAAGGAGCGGCGGGATTTCTCCTGCGCGGTCTTCGACGGGGCGGGCCGGCTGCTCGCCCAGGCGGCGCACATCCCCGTGCACCTCGGGGCCATGCCGCTCACCGTGGAGCGCGTCCTCGCCCGCCGCCGGCCGGGGCCGGGGGACGTGGTCCTCACCAACGACCCCTTCCTGGGCGGCACGCATCTGCCCGACCTCACCCTGGTGGCGGGGGTCTTCGCCGGGGCGGCGGACCGGGAGCCCCTCTTCTACCTCGTCACCCGCGCCCACCACGCCGACGTCGGCGGGCGGACGCCGGGGTCCATGGGGCTGGCCCGGCGGATCGAAGACGAGGGCGTCCGGATCCCCCCGGTGGCGCTGGTCCGCGGCGGGCGGCTCGACCGGGAGGTCCTCGACGGTTTTCTCGCCCGGGTCCGGAACCCCGCCGAGCGGGAAGGGGACCTCCGGGCCCAGCTCGCCGCCTTGGAACGGGGCCGGCGCCGGCTCCTCGACCTCGTCGGCCGGGAAGGCCCGGAGTCCTTCTGCCGGAAGCTGCCGCCGCTGCTCGACTACGGGGAGCGGGTCATGCGGGCCGCCGTCTCGGCCCTGCCGGACGGGGAGTACCGCTTCGAGGACGCCCTGGACGACGACGGGCTCGGCTCCCGCCCCGTCCCCATCCGGGTCCGGCTGCTGGTCCGGGGCGACGAGGCGGTGGTGGACTTCGGGGCCAGCGCCGGCCAGGTGGAGACGGGGCTCAACACCGTCCGGAGCGTCACCTGTTCCGCGGTGGCCTACGTCTTCTTCTGCCTGGCCGGCGGCGACTACCCCCTCAACCACGGCTCGCTCCGCCCCATCGAGGTCCGGACCCGGCCGGGCAGCCTGCTCGACGCGCGCCCTCCCGCCCCCGTGGCGGCGGGGAACGTGGAGACTTCGCAGCGCATCGTGGACTGCCTCCTCGGCGCCCTGGCCCAGGCGGCGCCCGACCGGGTCCCCGCCGCCGCCTGCGGCAGCATGAACAACGTGGCCGTGGGCGGGCCGGGCGGCGGTGCCGGGGGGAGTGGGTACGCCTACTACGAGACCATCGGGGGCGGGATGGGGGCGGGGCCCGGCGTGCCGGGCCTCTCCGGGGTCCAGGTCCACATGACCAACACCCGCAACACCCCGGTGGAGGCCCTGGAGCAGGCCTATCCCTTCCGGGTGGAACGCTACGGGTTCCGCCGGGGTTCCGGCGGGCGGGGGGCCTTCCGCGGCGGGGAGGGCATCGTCCGCCGGTACCGGTTCCTCGAGCCCGCCACCGTGACGCTCCTCACGGAGCGGCGGCGCCTGGCCCCCTGGGGCCTCCGGGGCGGCGGCCCGGGCCTCCGGGGCCGGAACCTCTACTTCCCGGCCTCCGGCGGGCGGACCCGGGTGCTGCCCGGGAAGGTCGTGATCCAGGTTGCGCCCGGCGACGTGCTCGAGGTGCGCACCCCGGGGGGCGGCGGCTGGGGCGCGCCGCCTCCCGGGAGGCGTGGAGGCCCCCGCTAG
- the sat gene encoding sulfate adenylyltransferase — translation MAEIGHGGKEIVERILPPGEAARAVEGLTPYPVRDQIANEVIDIAYGWFTPLEGFMGRADADSVIRKMELADGTVWSIPIVFDMSEAEIAEYGVKEGGRLLLTYQGNPLAILDVEEIWTYDMEEMCTAIFGTAEMKHPGVARTCGYKEKFIGGKVTLVNRPRINPVFEPYFIPPLEMRRRFREKGWAAIVVHQTRNVPHTGHEWLMKGAWAQAYGGLPIERPMVGVLVNAIIGQKRKGDYIDEAIILCQDELRKAGYFGDHNHMTSLTFWDMRYAGPKEAVFHACIRVNLGCTHHMYGRDHAGVGDYYDPYDAHRLLQSIPKEKLNITPVYSMNWLYCPHCGEITSEGLCNHKSEWQKFSGTLIRSIVMDGVKPPRLIFRPEVFDLVMECADRYGFGSPFVTDEYLAKRTPVFTIPPLG, via the coding sequence ATGGCGGAAATCGGACATGGCGGCAAGGAGATCGTGGAACGGATCCTCCCCCCGGGGGAGGCCGCCCGCGCCGTGGAGGGGCTCACCCCCTACCCGGTCCGGGACCAGATCGCCAACGAGGTCATCGACATCGCCTACGGGTGGTTCACCCCGCTCGAGGGCTTCATGGGACGGGCGGACGCCGACTCCGTGATCCGGAAGATGGAGCTCGCCGACGGCACCGTCTGGAGCATCCCCATCGTCTTCGACATGAGCGAGGCGGAGATCGCCGAGTACGGCGTCAAGGAGGGCGGCCGGCTGCTGCTCACCTACCAGGGGAACCCCCTCGCCATCCTCGACGTGGAGGAGATCTGGACCTACGACATGGAGGAGATGTGCACCGCCATCTTCGGCACCGCCGAGATGAAGCACCCGGGGGTGGCGCGCACCTGCGGCTACAAGGAGAAGTTCATCGGGGGCAAGGTCACCCTGGTCAACCGGCCCCGGATCAACCCCGTCTTCGAGCCCTATTTCATCCCGCCCCTGGAGATGCGCCGGCGCTTCCGGGAGAAGGGCTGGGCCGCCATCGTGGTGCACCAGACCCGGAACGTCCCCCACACGGGGCACGAGTGGCTCATGAAGGGCGCCTGGGCCCAGGCCTACGGGGGGCTCCCCATCGAGCGGCCCATGGTGGGCGTCCTGGTCAACGCCATCATCGGCCAGAAGCGCAAGGGCGACTACATCGACGAGGCCATCATCCTGTGCCAGGACGAGCTCCGCAAGGCGGGCTACTTCGGCGACCACAACCACATGACCTCCCTCACCTTCTGGGACATGCGCTACGCCGGGCCGAAGGAGGCCGTCTTCCACGCCTGCATCCGGGTCAACCTCGGCTGCACGCACCACATGTACGGCCGCGACCACGCCGGCGTGGGCGACTACTACGACCCCTACGACGCCCACCGGCTCCTGCAGAGCATCCCCAAGGAGAAGCTCAACATCACGCCGGTCTATTCCATGAACTGGCTCTACTGCCCCCACTGCGGGGAGATCACCTCGGAGGGACTCTGCAACCACAAGTCCGAGTGGCAGAAGTTCAGCGGGACCCTCATCCGGAGCATCGTCATGGACGGCGTCAAACCGCCGCGGCTCATCTTCCGGCCCGAGGTCTTCGACCTCGTCATGGAATGCGCGGACCGCTACGGGTTCGGTTCCCCCTTCGTCACCGACGAGTACCTCGCAAAGCGGACCCCGGTCTTCACCATCCCCCCGCTGGGCTGA
- a CDS encoding DNA-binding protein, giving the protein MKRGIVFRLVQGMMVLVLVLAGAACQRQEAASSKGGAGQGEAAAPAAAGLIRGTVVETMNSGGYTYLRLDTGTGKVWVAVREMKAAVGDRLTLKPGTVMHDFQSRTLNRTFPEIVFSEGPADGPGATAPAPEAGMGSGTKASAGGHPLTPRADVHVLKAEGEHAYTVAEIHAGRDRLAGKKVRVRGQVVKVSPNIMGRNWIHLQDGTGDETAGTYDLTVTSADLPAKGEVVTVEGTLAVDKDFGAGYRYGVIVEGAKVTR; this is encoded by the coding sequence ATGAAACGGGGTATCGTCTTTCGGCTGGTGCAGGGGATGATGGTGCTGGTGCTCGTCCTGGCGGGCGCGGCGTGCCAGCGGCAGGAGGCCGCCTCCTCCAAAGGCGGGGCGGGGCAGGGCGAGGCCGCCGCCCCGGCCGCCGCGGGCCTCATCCGGGGCACCGTGGTGGAGACCATGAACAGCGGCGGCTACACCTACCTGCGCCTCGACACGGGGACGGGCAAGGTCTGGGTGGCGGTCCGCGAGATGAAGGCCGCCGTGGGCGACCGGCTGACGCTCAAGCCCGGGACGGTCATGCACGACTTCCAGAGCCGGACCCTCAACCGGACCTTCCCGGAGATCGTCTTCTCGGAGGGGCCGGCGGACGGGCCGGGGGCGACGGCCCCGGCCCCGGAGGCCGGCATGGGTTCCGGGACCAAGGCCTCCGCGGGCGGGCACCCCCTGACGCCCCGGGCGGACGTCCACGTCCTCAAGGCCGAGGGTGAGCATGCCTACACCGTGGCCGAGATCCACGCCGGCCGGGACCGGCTCGCGGGGAAGAAGGTCCGGGTCCGCGGACAGGTGGTGAAGGTGAGCCCCAACATCATGGGCCGGAACTGGATCCACCTCCAGGACGGCACCGGGGACGAGACCGCCGGGACCTACGACCTCACCGTGACCTCCGCGGACCTTCCCGCCAAGGGCGAGGTGGTCACCGTGGAGGGGACCCTGGCCGTGGACAAGGACTTCGGGGCCGGCTACCGCTACGGCGTGATCGTCGAGGGGGCCAAGGTCACCCGGTAG
- a CDS encoding alpha-D-glucose phosphate-specific phosphoglucomutase: MQIRTVATTPFPDQRPGTSGLRKKVAVFSQPHYLENFVQSIFDTLDLSGKALVLGGDGRHHNDVAIQAILRMAAANGVGRVLVGRGGLLSTPAASCIIRRRGLAGGFILSASHNPGGPGGDFGLKFNVENGGPAPEKVTEAFWRRSREITEYRTAEAPDLPLDRPGIQRLGGMEVEVIDPVADYAELMERLFDFDRIRALFADGFRMRFDAMHAVTGPYAAEILERRLGAPPGTVVRGTPLPDFGGGHPDPNLVHARGLVALMNGPDAPDLGAASDGDGDRNMILGRGCFVTPSDSLAVLAAEARLVPGYAGGLKGVARSMPTSTAVDRVAADLGIPCYETPTGWKFFGSLLDAGRVTLCGEESFGTGSDHVREKDGLWAVLFWLNLLAVRRAPVAEILEDHWRRYGRTYYTRHDYEALDPAAAAGLMDHLRQRLGELPGREVGGRRVRAADEFAYTDPVDHSRSTGQGIRIVFEDGARMVWRLSGTGTEGATLRLYLERHEPDPARQHDDPQAALADLVAAARALGEIEERTGRDRPSVIT; encoded by the coding sequence ATGCAGATCCGCACCGTCGCCACCACCCCGTTTCCGGACCAGCGGCCGGGCACCTCCGGCCTCCGCAAGAAGGTCGCCGTCTTCTCCCAACCCCACTACCTCGAAAACTTCGTCCAGTCCATCTTCGACACCCTGGACCTTTCGGGCAAGGCCCTGGTGCTCGGCGGGGACGGCCGCCACCACAACGACGTGGCCATCCAGGCCATCCTCCGCATGGCGGCGGCCAACGGGGTGGGCCGGGTGCTGGTGGGCCGCGGGGGCCTCCTGTCCACCCCGGCGGCCTCCTGCATCATCCGCCGCCGCGGGCTCGCCGGCGGCTTCATCCTCTCGGCGAGCCACAACCCCGGTGGCCCCGGCGGCGACTTCGGCCTCAAGTTCAACGTGGAAAACGGCGGCCCCGCGCCGGAGAAGGTCACCGAGGCCTTCTGGCGCCGGAGCCGTGAGATCACCGAGTACCGCACCGCCGAGGCCCCGGACCTCCCCCTGGACCGGCCCGGCATCCAGCGCCTGGGCGGGATGGAGGTGGAGGTCATCGACCCCGTGGCCGACTACGCCGAGCTCATGGAGCGGCTCTTCGATTTCGACCGGATCCGGGCCCTCTTCGCCGACGGCTTCCGGATGCGGTTCGACGCCATGCACGCGGTCACCGGGCCCTACGCCGCCGAGATCCTCGAGCGGCGGCTCGGGGCGCCGCCGGGCACCGTGGTCCGGGGGACGCCGCTCCCCGACTTCGGCGGCGGCCACCCGGACCCGAACCTCGTCCACGCCCGCGGCCTCGTGGCCCTCATGAACGGCCCGGACGCGCCCGACCTCGGGGCCGCCTCGGACGGCGACGGCGACCGCAACATGATCCTCGGCCGGGGCTGCTTCGTGACACCGAGCGACAGCCTGGCGGTGCTCGCCGCGGAGGCCCGGCTCGTCCCGGGCTACGCCGGGGGCTTGAAGGGCGTCGCCCGGTCCATGCCCACCAGCACCGCCGTGGACCGCGTGGCGGCCGACCTCGGAATCCCCTGCTACGAGACCCCGACGGGATGGAAGTTCTTCGGCAGCCTCCTGGACGCCGGCCGCGTGACCCTCTGCGGCGAGGAGAGCTTCGGCACCGGCTCCGACCACGTGCGGGAGAAGGACGGGCTCTGGGCCGTGCTCTTCTGGCTGAACCTCCTGGCCGTGCGGCGGGCGCCGGTGGCGGAGATCCTCGAGGACCACTGGCGGCGCTACGGGCGCACCTATTACACCCGCCACGACTACGAGGCCCTGGACCCGGCGGCGGCCGCGGGGCTCATGGATCACCTGAGACAACGGCTCGGGGAACTCCCCGGCCGGGAGGTCGGGGGGCGGCGGGTACGGGCGGCCGACGAATTCGCCTACACGGACCCCGTGGACCACAGCCGGAGCACGGGGCAGGGGATCCGGATCGTCTTCGAAGACGGCGCCCGCATGGTCTGGCGCCTTTCGGGAACCGGCACCGAGGGCGCCACCCTCCGGCTCTACCTCGAGCGCCACGAGCCGGACCCGGCCCGCCAGCACGACGACCCCCAGGCGGCGCTGGCGGATCTCGTGGCCGCCGCCCGGGCCCTGGGGGAGATCGAGGAGCGGACGGGTCGCGACCGGCCCTCGGTCATCACCTGA
- a CDS encoding DUF6955 family protein, whose protein sequence is MAEEKFPINIWVNEERYQKLHEAELAHLCQEKLAGMKVIQVFATEAQKDRILKLFPTAKFDASTTRSIELLPRKVKDAIFDMVVRKKKVDVLEDFLNEYEASGGA, encoded by the coding sequence ATGGCGGAAGAAAAGTTCCCCATCAACATATGGGTCAACGAGGAACGCTACCAGAAGCTCCACGAGGCGGAGCTCGCCCACCTGTGCCAGGAGAAGCTGGCGGGCATGAAGGTCATCCAGGTCTTCGCCACCGAGGCCCAGAAGGACCGGATCCTGAAGCTCTTCCCCACGGCCAAGTTCGACGCCTCCACCACCCGGAGCATCGAGCTGCTGCCGCGGAAGGTCAAGGACGCCATCTTCGACATGGTGGTCCGGAAGAAAAAGGTGGACGTCCTGGAGGACTTCCTCAACGAGTACGAGGCCTCGGGCGGCGCCTAG
- a CDS encoding hydantoinase/oxoprolinase family protein, with product MGEAPARVGVDTGGTFTDFFCRLPDGGTRRWKTLSTPSDPSAAVMEGLAALFPDLDPAGLEVVHGTTVGTNAFLERKGARMVLVTTRGFEDVLWIGRQDRPRLYDLFAARPAEILPRHRVTGVRERMTWRGEVLEPLSGEEVRRAVRFCRARGARSVAVCLLHAYAGAGHEARLGRALEAAGFPVSLSSRVLPEFREYERLSTTVINAYLGPVVGGYIERLRRRLEGARLLVQLSNGGCRPAAGVGAHAVQTLLSGPAGGVQAAWELGRALGFDRVLTLDMGGTSTDVALCDGGPSLTRDYRLEGYPVAVPLMDIHTVGAGGGSLAWVDAGGLLRVGPESAGADPGPVCYGKGTGITVTDANLFLGRLRPEAFLGGRLALAADRVPPRMAELAARVGLSPREAALGVLRLVDTHMVRALRAVSLERGHDPRGGALVCFGGAAGLHAAALAAELEIRTVILPDRAGVFSARGMAVSDLLFDGSTAFFAAGRGASDIDPGPAVRALAARLAGDIRGTGLDPAAARSEFFVDVRYRGQSYEVTVPLEGDWGAAFAERHRFLYGHDMPGAPLEVTAVRARARIPRGGADFREAVLPRPAAPWHGRRAPVEFEGGPRSALLLDRAALRPGERLSGPALVLDDFTTLLLPPGWGARVLDGGHVLMEREGERHDGDGN from the coding sequence GTGGGTGAGGCGCCGGCCAGGGTGGGGGTGGACACCGGGGGCACCTTCACGGACTTCTTCTGCCGGCTCCCGGACGGCGGCACCCGCCGGTGGAAGACCCTCTCCACCCCGTCCGATCCCTCGGCGGCGGTCATGGAGGGGCTCGCCGCCCTCTTCCCCGACCTCGACCCCGCCGGCCTCGAGGTGGTCCACGGCACCACCGTGGGGACCAACGCCTTCCTGGAGCGCAAGGGGGCACGGATGGTCCTGGTCACCACCCGGGGCTTCGAGGACGTCCTCTGGATCGGGCGCCAGGACCGCCCGCGCCTCTACGACCTCTTCGCCGCCCGCCCCGCCGAGATCCTGCCCCGGCACCGGGTGACCGGCGTCCGGGAGCGGATGACCTGGCGGGGGGAGGTGCTCGAGCCCCTGTCCGGGGAGGAGGTGCGGCGGGCGGTCCGGTTCTGCCGGGCCCGGGGGGCCCGGAGCGTGGCCGTGTGCCTGCTCCACGCCTACGCCGGCGCCGGCCACGAGGCGCGGCTCGGCCGGGCGCTCGAGGCGGCGGGCTTCCCGGTCTCCCTCTCCTCGCGGGTGCTCCCGGAGTTCCGCGAGTACGAGCGCCTTTCCACCACGGTGATCAACGCCTACCTCGGGCCGGTGGTGGGCGGCTACATAGAGCGGCTCCGGCGGCGGCTCGAGGGGGCCCGGCTCCTCGTCCAGCTCTCCAACGGGGGCTGCCGCCCGGCGGCGGGGGTGGGGGCGCACGCGGTCCAGACGCTGCTGTCCGGGCCCGCCGGGGGCGTCCAGGCCGCCTGGGAGCTCGGGCGGGCCCTGGGGTTCGACCGGGTCCTCACCCTGGACATGGGCGGGACCTCCACCGACGTGGCCCTGTGCGACGGGGGGCCGAGCCTCACCCGCGACTACCGGCTCGAGGGCTATCCCGTGGCGGTGCCCCTCATGGACATCCACACCGTGGGGGCGGGCGGCGGGTCCCTGGCATGGGTGGATGCGGGGGGGCTCCTCCGGGTGGGGCCCGAGAGCGCCGGGGCGGACCCCGGCCCCGTCTGCTACGGCAAGGGGACGGGGATCACCGTGACCGACGCCAACCTGTTCCTCGGCCGTCTCCGGCCCGAGGCCTTCCTCGGGGGGCGGCTGGCCCTGGCCGCGGACCGCGTGCCGCCGCGGATGGCGGAGTTGGCGGCCCGGGTGGGGCTCTCCCCCCGCGAGGCCGCCCTCGGCGTCCTCCGGCTGGTGGACACCCACATGGTGCGGGCGCTGCGCGCCGTGAGCCTGGAACGGGGCCACGATCCCCGGGGGGGCGCCCTGGTGTGCTTCGGCGGGGCGGCGGGGCTCCACGCGGCGGCCCTGGCGGCGGAACTCGAGATCCGCACCGTGATCCTCCCCGACCGGGCGGGGGTGTTCTCCGCCCGGGGCATGGCCGTCTCCGACCTCCTCTTCGACGGTTCCACCGCCTTCTTCGCCGCCGGCCGCGGGGCCTCGGACATCGACCCGGGCCCGGCGGTCCGGGCGTTGGCCGCCCGGCTGGCGGGCGACATCCGGGGAACGGGCCTCGACCCGGCCGCCGCCCGGAGCGAGTTCTTCGTGGACGTCCGTTACCGCGGCCAGTCCTACGAGGTCACGGTCCCCCTCGAGGGTGACTGGGGCGCGGCCTTTGCCGAACGGCACCGGTTCTTGTACGGTCATGACATGCCGGGTGCACCGCTGGAGGTGACGGCGGTCCGGGCCCGGGCCCGGATCCCGAGGGGCGGGGCGGACTTCCGGGAGGCCGTCCTTCCCCGGCCCGCCGCGCCCTGGCACGGCCGCCGCGCCCCCGTGGAGTTCGAGGGCGGCCCCCGAAGCGCCCTGCTCCTCGACCGGGCGGCGCTCCGGCCGGGGGAGCGGCTTTCGGGGCCGGCATTGGTGCTGGACGATTTCACGACCCTGCTCCTGCCGCCGGGGTGGGGCGCCCGGGTCCTGGACGGCGGCCACGTCCTCATGGAACGGGAGGGGGAGCGCCATGACGGAGACGGGAACTGA